The following DNA comes from Agromyces mangrovi.
GGGCTCACCGAGGCACGCGCCGGCTCCGACGCGGGTGCCACCGAGACCACCGCACGCCTCGACGGCGACGAGTGGGTCATCGACGGCTCGAAGCAGTTCATCACCAACTCGGGCACGCCGATCACCAGCCTCGTCACGGTCACCGCCGTCACCAACGAGACCGAGCGCCCCGACGGCTCCGTCAAGAAGGAGCTCTCGAGCATCATCGTGCCGAGCGGCACCCCCGGCTTCACGGTCGGCGAGAGCTACGACAAGGTCGGCTGGCACACGAGCGACACGCACCCGCTGACGTTCGAGGGCGTGCGCGTGCCCGCCGGCAACCTGCTTGGTGAGCGCGGTCGCGGCTACGCGAACTTCCTGCAGTCGCTCGACGAGGGCCGCATCGCCTTCGCCGCGCTCGCGACCGGCGCCGCACAGGGCTGCCTCGAGGAGGCCGTCCGCTACGCGAAGGAGCGCAACGTGTTCGGCACGAACATCGGCTCGCACCAGCACATCGCCTTCACGATCGCGAAGATGCAGGCCCGCGCGCAGCAGGCGCGGTTGTGCTGGCACGACGCGGCGCGCAAGATGGTCGCCGGGAAGCCCTTCAAGATGGAGGCGTCGATCGCGAAGATGGTGGCGGGGGATGCCGCGATGGAGAACGCGCGCGCGGCCACCCAGGTGTTCGGCGGCTACGGCTTCCTGAACGAGAACGCCGTGGCGCGCCACTACCGCGACTCGAAGATCCTCGAGATCGGCGAGGGCACGACCGAGGTGCAGCTCATGGTCATCTCGCGGGAGCTCGGCCTGGCGGCGTAGCGGGAGGAACGGCATGAACGAGACGGATGCCCCTGACGGCGCGCCGACCGAGACGCCCGCGCGCGAGGTGGTGCAGCGCGGCCTCTGGTTCGAGGAGTTCGAGCCGGGGGTGCGCTACCTGCACCGCCCGGGGCGGACCGTCACCGAGGCCGACAACGTGCTGTTCTCGACACTCACGATGAACCCGCAGGCGCTCCACCTCGACGCCGCATGGTCGGCCGAGCAGCCGTTCGGGCAGCGCCTCATGAACTCGATGTTCACGCTCGCGACGCTCGTCGGGGCATCCGTCTCGCAGCTCACGCAGGGCACGATCGTCGCGAACCTCGGGTTCGTCGAGGTCGCGTTCCCCGCCCCGCTGTTCCACGGCGACACGCTCTACAGCGAGACAACCGTGGCCGAGAAGCGGCTCTCGGCCTCGCGCCCGGGGCAGGGGATCGTCACACTGGATCACGTCGGTCGCAACCAGCACGGCGACGTCGTCGCGCGCGCTCGCCGGAGCGTGCTCATGCAGTGTCGGCCGGAGGAGGAGACGGGCGCATGACGTTCACGATGGGGCCGGCGCTGCTGTTCTGCCCGGCCGACCGGCCCGAGCGGTTCCAGAAGGCGGAGGATCGCGCCGACGCGGTGATCCTTGACCTCGAGGATGCGGTCGCGCCCGACGCGAAGGCGGCCGCGCGCGAGGCCGTCGCCGACTCCGGCCTCGACCCCGACCGCACGATCGTGCGCGTGAACCCCGCGGGCAGCGCCGACTTCACGGCCGACCTCGCCGCCGTTGCGGCCGGCGGCTTCCACACCGTGATGCTCGCCAAGGCGAGCGGCACGGCCGACCTCGTGGAGTTGCGCGACCTGCGCGTCGTGGCGCTGTGCGAGACGCCCGCTGGCGTGCTCGCGGCGCCCGCGATGGCGTCGGTCGAGTGCGTGGTCGCGCTCATGTGGGGTGCGGAGGACCTGGTCGGCGCGCTCGGCGGTTCGTCGAGCCGCACGCCCGACGGCGGCTATCGCGACGTCGCCCGCTTCGCGCGCGCGAGCGTGCTGCTCGCCGCGGGGGCGCACGACATCGCGGCGATCGACGCGGTGCACCTCGACATCGCCGATGTCGACGGGCAGCGGGCCGAGGCGACGGATGCGGCCGCGAGCGGATTCGCCGCGACCGCGTGCATCCATCCCTCGCAGGTGCCCGTCGTGCGCGAGGCGTACCGACCCGGCGACGAGGAACTGGCGGCGGCGCGCGAACTGCTGGCCGCGGCATCCGGTCGTGACGGGGTGTTCACCCACGAGGAGCGCATGATCGACGCGCCCGTGCTGCGGCAGGCCGAACGGGTGGTCGCCCGCGCGGCCCGCCGCTGACGCGACCGGCGCTGTCGCGAATCAGATCGCGACGTCGCGCCGCCGGAACACCAGCCAGCCGGCGACGAGCAGCAGCAGCGAGAGCCCGTAGAGCAGGCCCAGCGCGCCCCAGTCGGCGCCGACTGCGAGCGGGTTCTCGTCCCACGCCCACGAGTACGGCGAGAACCGGTGCAGCCACTCGACGTCCTCGCTCTGGTTGCCGAGGGCGTTGAGCACGTAGCCGACCACGGCGATGCCCGCGCCGGCGCCGATCGCCCAGGTGCGGCTGCCCGTCATCGCGCCGACGCCGATCGCGGCGGAGGCGGAGAGCATCGTCAACCCGAGCATCGTGACGGTGCCCGCGACGATGTGCCACGGCTCCATGCCGAGGTCGCTCGGCTCGTTCAGCGCCCACACGATGCCGACGATGACCACGCCGATGATCGCGAGCTTCGCGACGATCGCGGCGGTGCGCTCGACGAGCACGCGTCCGCGGCTCACTGCGTGCGCGAGGGTGAGCTCGAGCTGGCCGTTCTCCTCGTCGGAGGCGATCGCCGAGGTGCCCCAGCCGACGACCGCGATGGTGAGCAGCACGAACCCGATCAGGCCGAAGAACGTGCCCTGCGCGTAGCCGGCGCCGGTGCCGAGCTGGTCGTAGCCGAGGGTGTTCACGAGGCCCTCGGGCAGCGAGTCGATGATCGCCTCGAACTCGCCGTCGGCGCCGAACGACGAGTACAGCGGCAGGTACAGGAACAGGGCCGCGCTGAGGCCGACGATCCAGCCGATGAGGCCGCGCCAGCTGTTCGCGAACACGCGGCGGAAGAGGGCGAGCGTGCCGTTCATCGGGCGTCCTCCTCGTCGTCGGCGGTCGGTCTCGGGGCATCCGACCCGTCGTAGTACCGCATGACCGACTCCTCGAGCTCGGGCTCCTCGATGGCCAGGTCGATGATCGGATGCTGCGCCAGGGCCTTCACGAAGTCGTCGACGTGCGCGTCGATCGTGGCGGTGAACTCCGACTCGCCCTCGGCGGGGCCGAGCGGCGACTGCCCGATCGCGGAGATGCCGGGGGAGGCGCTGAGGGTCGCGGCGAGGGCGCCGGCGTCCTGCTCGGCGACGACCACCCGCACGTGGCGCACCGCGGTCTCGCGCAGCTGCTTCACGGTGGCGATCGTCGCGATGCGCCCGTCGCGCAGGATCGCGACCTCGTCGGCCGCCTGCTGCACCTCGCTCAGCACGTGGGAGCTGAGGAACACGGTCTGCCCCGCGGCCTTCGCCTCGCGCACCATGGTGAGGAACTCCTGCTGCACGAGCGGGTCGAGTCCGCTCGTGGGCTCGTCGAGCACGAGCAGCTCGGGTTCGTGCATGAACGCCTGGATGAGTCCGACCTTCTGCTTGTTTCCCTTCGACAGCTTGCGCACGGGCCGCGAGAGGTCGACGCCGAGCCGGTCGCCGAGCTGTTCGATGCGGTCGGCGGGCACGCCGCCGGAGATGCGCGCGTAGTGCCGCAGCAGTTCGCGGCCGCTGCCGCGCCCGCCCAGGTGCAGCTCGCCGGGCAGGAAGCCGATGCGTCGGCGCAGCGACGGCCCGCCGCTGCGCGGATCCGCGCCGAGCACGCTCACCTCCCCGGACGTCGGCCGGATGATGTCGAGCAGCAACCGCATCGTCGTGGTCTTGCCCGCGCCGTTCGGGCCGATCACGCCGAACACGGTGCCGGTCGGCACCTGGAAGTCGACGCGGTCGAGCGCGACGGTCGACCCGTAGTGCTTGGTGAGGCCGCGCGAGTCGATCGCGGCCGGTGTCGTGGGCGTCATGCCCCTCCTTCATCGGTTGGCGGTGGTGCGGTCGCGGCCATCGCGTCGCGTGCGGCCGCGAGCATGCGGTCGTCGACGTAGAGGCCGTTCGTGTAGAGGTCGAGCATCGGCAGCGTCATTCGGCGCGCGGTCGCCGTCTCGTGCACGTCGGCGCCGAGCGTGCGGGCGAGCTGGGCCCGCAGCAGCAGCGGGGCGAGTGCCTGCAGCGCGACCAGCAGTGCGCGCATCTCGGGGTCGTCGCTCGGGCGCATCGACCCGTCGGCGACGCCCGCGTCGATCATCTCCCTGGTCTCGTGCAGCAGTGCGTCGAACACCTGGTTGCCGGCGTCGCCGCCCTCCTGCAGCATGGCCGCGAGGTAGTCGACGTAGGGGCGGAACCGATCGACATCGGCGAGCCACTCGCGCATCGCGGCGCCCACCTGGGGCCCGCGGGTGCGGTCCTTCTCGTCGAAGACCGAGCCGATGAGGTACTCGTCGCAGGCGCGGCGCAGCTCCTCCTTCGACCCGAAGTGGTGGATGACCAGAGCGGGGCTGACCTCGGCTGCGCGGGCGATGTCGCGGATGCTCGTGGCGGCGTACCCGCGCGAGCCGAAGAGCTCGATCGCGCGGTCGCGGATGCGGGCCGCGGTGGTGAGGTCGCCCGACGCTGAACGCATGTTCAATATGCTAAACGATCGTTCAGCGTGTCGGCAAGTGCCTACGGCGCCGCGCCCTGTGAACGCCAGCAAACGATTACGTAACGGTTGCGCGAAACGGGCGAGTTCTTCCGCGATCGACAACGTAAGGTCGGAGCAATCCTGGGGAGGAGGATCGAATGACCGAGGTCTCGACCGACGAGCACGGTGCGACGGGGGTCGCCCGAGCCACGATGCGGATGCCGCTGAGACGGCCGCCGTGCCGCCCGCGAGCGCCGCGCCCGCGAACGCCGACTCGTCGCACACGATCGAGACGCTGCACTCCGGCCCCATCGTCATGGCGGCCCGCGAGCCGCTGCCCGGCACCGACCACCCGATCCACCCGGTCGGCCTCGGCACGACCGACTTCGGCTGGACCCTCGACGCGCACGCCTCGGGCCAGGTGCTCGACCGCTTCCTGTTCTCCGGCGGCAACCTCATCGCCACGTCCGACGGCGACGCCTCGGGCCGCGCCGAGTTCCTCGTCGGGTCGTGGATGCGCGCCCGCGGCTGCCGCGACCAGGTCGTGCTCGCCGCGACCGTCGGACGTCACGCCGACAACCCCGGCCTGTCGCCCGCCAACCTCACCGCCGCGGTCGACGCGTCGCTCGCGCGCCTCGGCACCGACCGCATCGACCTGCTCTCCTTCGACGGCCACGACGAGACGGTGCCGCTCGAGGAGACGCTCGGCGCGGTCGACGCGCTCATCCTCGCCGGCAAGGTGCGCACGATCGGCGGCATCGGCTTCTCGGCCGACCGACTGATCCAGGCGCGCGTGCTCGCCGCGAACGGCCTGCCGCGGTTCACCACGATCTCGGCGAAGTACAACCTGCTCGACCGCAGTCAGGTCGAGGGCTCCCTCGAACTCGTCGCCTCGGCGCAGGGCCTCGCCCTGCTGCCGACCACGCCGCTCGCGAGCGGCTTCCTCGCGGGCGTCGTGCGTCGCCGTGGAGACGTGCGACGCGATGTCCGCGGCGCGCGGGCGGGGGCCTACCTCAATCGCCGCGGTAACCGCGTGCTCGCCGTGCTCGACCGCATCGCCGCGGCGCACGGCGTGCGCCCCGCGGCGGTCGCGCTGGCCTGGCTCATCGCGCGTCCGGTCGTCGCCGCGCCCGTGGTCGACGCGACCGCGCCCGAGCACGTCGAGGACCTGATCGCGGCGGGCTCGCTCGAGCTCACGCGCAACGACCTGCTCGAGCTCGACCGCGTCAGCGCCTGACCCCGCCGGCCGCATTCGGGCTGTGGGGTCCGGGCCCGGATGACGCACGCCTGACGTAGGCTGGACGGGATGAACGGCGCCGTTGAACTCCCCTTGGACGTGCCCGATCTGACCCTCGACGCAGCAGGCGGAGCACGCGTGCGCCGCAGCGTGCTCCCGAGCGGTCTGCGGGTCCTGACCGAGGCGATGCCCGGCAGCCGCAGCGCGACGGTGGGGTTCTGGGTCGGCGTCGGCTCCCGCGACGAGCGCGACGATCCCGACTCCGCCGCGCCCGGCACGTACGGGTCCACGCACTTCCTCGAGCATCTGCTGTTCAAGGGCACGGCGACGCGCACCGCGCTCGACATCGCCACCGCCTTCGACGCCGTCGGCGGCGAGCACAACGCGATGACGGCCAAGGAGTACACCTGCTACTACGCGCGTGTGCAGGACAAGGACCTGCCCATGGCGGTCGACGTGCTCGCCGACATGCTGACGGCATCCCGCCTCGACCCCGACGAGTTCGAGAACGAGCGGGGCGTCATCCTCGAGGAGCTCGCGATGGCGGGCGACGACCCGGCGGATGCCGCGAGCGAGCGCTTCTTCGACGCGGTCTTCGGCGCCCACCCGCTCGGGCGCCCCATCGGCGGCACCCGCCACTCGATCGGCCGCGTGAGCCGCGACGCCGTCTTCACGCACTTCCGTGCGCGGTACCGTCCCGACGAGCTGGTCGTCACGGCCGCCGGCGCGGTCGACCACGACGCGCTCGTCGCCCGCGTCAGCGCGGGACTCGCGGCCGGCGGCTGGGACCTCGGCACGCCGCATCCGCCCGCCCCTCGCCGCGTCGCCGACGAGGCCGCGCTCACCCGCGGCGCCGACATCTCGATCGAGGACCGGCCGATCGAGCAGGCGAACCTGCTGCTCGGGGTGCCCGGCCTCACCGCGACCGACCCGCGGCGGCCCGTGCTCAACGTGCTGAACTCGGTGTACGGCGGCGGCATGTCGTCGCGCCTCTTCCAGGAGGTGCGCGAACGCCGCGGGCTCGCCTACGCGGTGCACTCGCTCGCGCCGGGCTACTCCGACGCGGGTGTCTTCGGCGCCTTCGCCGCCTGCCAGCCGTCGAACGCCGGCACCGTCGCCGAGCTCGTGGTCGGCGAGCTCGGCCGCATCGCCGACGACGGCATCACCGAGGCCGACCTCGCCCGCGCGGCCGGCCAGCTCGGCGGGGAGCGGCGCTCGCACTCGAGGACTCCGACACCCGCATGAGCCGACTCGGGCGCGCCGAGCTCACGCACGGCGAGTTCGTCGACCTCGACGAGGCGCTCCGGCGCATCGCGCTGGTGACGCGCGACCACGTGCGCGACCTCGCGGCCGAGCTGCGCGAGCGTCCGTGGTCGATCGCCGCCGTGGGCGGAGTCGACGCCGACACCTTCCGCGCCGTCGCCGGCGGCGCCGGCTCCGCCGCATCCGAGACCCCCTGACCGCCCCCGATCGAGGGAACCCCGTGACCCACTACCTCTACCTCGTCCGCCACGGCGAGCAGCTCGACGCCGAACACGGGCTGCCCGACGGGCCCCTGTCGCCGCGGGGGCGGCGCCAGGCGCAGCTGCTCGCCGAGCGCCTCGGCGGCATCCCCTTCGACGCGTCCTGGCACTCGCCGCTCGAGCGCGCGGCCGAGACGGCCGCCATCCTCTCCGAGCGCATGCCCGCGCTCGCCTCCGAGCCCTCGCCCCTGCTGTTCGACTGCGTGCCGTCGGGCCCCGCCGAGGAGATGCCGTCGTTCTACGATCCCTTCTTCGGCTCGGTCACCGAGGCCGAGATCGAGGCCGGCCGGGCGCAGATGGCGGATGCCGCCGGGGAGTTCCTCCGCCAGCACCGCGGCGACCGGCACGACCTGCTCATCACCCACAACTTCGTGATCGGCTGGTTCGTGCGCGAGGTGCTCGAGGCGCCCGAGTGGCGCTGGGTCACGCTGAACCAGGCCAACTGCGGCCTCACCGTGCTCGTCCAGAAGCCCCGCCGCCCATGGAGCCTCCTCGTGCACAACGACCTCGCGCACCTGCCGCCCGAGTTGCGCACGGGCCTGCCCGAGCCCTGGGCGATCTGAGCGGCGCAGGTCGCTCCCACCCGCCTGTGGGCGAACCGTAGGAGATTCGGGCGGATGCCGCTGGCCGACGCGGCGCGTCGCCGAATCCGTCCTACGTTCGGCCCGCCGCCGGGCCCGCGGCGCGCACTCAGAAGTCGTCGGAGCTGATGCCGAGGCGTGCGAGCATCGCGTCGCGCTCGGTCGGAGGCAACCAGGCGAAGTCGTAGCGGCCATTCCGTGTCAGGGCGGCGCTTTCGACGTCCAGGTAGCCGGATCGCATCTCGGTGACCGCGAGGAACGGCGGGTAGTCCTCGGTCGAGGGCTCCCGCACGCCGTCCGTCCAGACCACGATGTACCAGACCCACCACTGCTTCCGCAGCGGGCTGAACGGCGACCAGAACCAGCTCAGCGTGGTCGCCACGTGCCCCCGCACCTCGCCATCGCGGGTGAGCACCCCGACGCCGCCGTCGAACGGCTCGAGCGACTCATCGGGGTGGGGCGGTCTCACGATCGGCACTCGCCGAGCCTAGTGCCGCCTGACCCCAGGGCGCGTCCCAGGCGAACCGTAGGAGATTCGGGCGGATGCCGCTGTGCGGCGCGGCGCGCCCTTGATTGCGTCCTACGTTCGGCCCGTGCCTTCCGCCGGCCCGTGTGCGAACCGGAGGAGATTCGGGCGGATGGCGTCGGCTGACGCGGCGCGCCGCCGATTCCGTCCTACCTTCGGCACGCCGGCCGGGCCGATCGGCGACGACGCGCTACGGCCGCCGGGCGAACCAGTGGGTCGCGTTCGGGTTGTCGTTGTAGGGCGCGATCTCGGCGTAGCCGAGCGAGCGGTAGAGCGAGCCGGCGGCCTCGAGGCTCGCGTTGGTGTCGAGCACGAGCTCCTCGGCGCCCATCTCGACGGCCCGGCGCTCGAGCTCGACCAGCAGCGCGCGGCCGCGGCCGCCGCCGCGGGCGGACGGCGCGACCCAGAGATGCTTGACCTCGTACCGCACGAGGCCGTCGTCGCCCGGCGGGACGCGGCGCACCCCGCCGCATCCGATGTCGACACCGTCGGCCTGGAGCACCAGGAACACGCCGGCGGGCGGGGTGAACGGCTCGTCGACGGGGAAGGTCGGCGCGTACGCGCCCTGCGCGGGCGGGAAGCTCGCGGTGCGCTCGGCGAAGTAGGCCGCGAGCAGGCGCACGGCGGCCGGGTCGGTGGGCGGCGTGTCGACGTACTGGTCCATCGGGCACCAGCCTACGACCGCAGCGGGCAGGGCCCCGGACGGCCGGTTGCTAGGGTGAGTGCGTGACGAGTCGGGTGGCGGTCGTAGGCGCGACGGGCAGGATGGGCCGACTGGCCCTCGGGCTGATCGAACAGGCGGAGGACCTCGAGGTCCATGCGGAACTCGACTCGTCGTCGAGCCTCGACGAGATCGCCGGCGCCGACGTCGTGTTCGACGTCACGCGCCCGGGCGTCACGGAGCGGGTCGTCGACCACGCGATCGACCTCGGAATCCCGACCGTCGTCGGCACCTCGGGCTGGCCGGCCGAGCGCATCGACCACGTGCGCGGGCGGCTCGCGAGCGGCGACGAGGATGCCCCGGGCATCCTGTTCGTGCCGAACTTCTCGCTCGGCAGCGTGCTCGCCTCGCGGTTCGCTGCCATCGCCGCGCCCTACTTCGACTCGATCGAGATCATCGAGGCGCACCACGCCGGCAAGGTCGACTCGCCCTCCGGCACGGCCGTGCGCACGGCCGAGCTGATCGGCGGCGCGCACCTCGGCGGACGCCCGGTCTCGGCGCCGCACTCCGACCAGCGCGCCCGCGGGCAGCTCGTCGCGGGCGTACCCGTGCACAGCCTGCGCATGGACGGCGTGCTCGCCAAGCAGGACGTCATCATGGGTGCGACCGGCGAGACCCTCACGCTCACGCACACGACGCAGAGCCCGTCGTCGTACGAGGCGGGCATCCTGCTCGCGCTGCGCGCGGCGCCCGAGGCGCGCGGCGTGTCCGTGGGCCTCGAGACGCTGCTCGACCTCGGGTTGCCGACCGAGTGAGCGCACGCAACGCGGCGCGCGTCGGCGCCATCGTCATGGCCGTGCTGCTCGTCGGCTACATCGCCCTCGTCGGCTGGCGCGCCGTGCTCTTCATCGGCTCGGGCGACCCGGTGGGCATCGCCATCGGCGTCGCGCTCGTCGTGCTGCCGGTCATCGCGGTCTGGGCGCTCTGGCGCGAACTCGCGTTCGGGGTGCGCTCCGAGCGACTGGTCGACCGGCTCGACGAGGAGGACGGCCTGCCCGAGTTCCCCGCCCAGCCGAGCGGGCGGCCCGATCGCGCCGAGGCGACCGTCGCGTTCGACGCGTACCGCGCCGAGACCGAGGCCGACCCGGAGTCGTGGCGCGCCTGGCTGCGGCTCGGCATCGCGTACGACGCGGCGGGCGACCGCCGTCGCGCCCGCGCTGCCGTGCGGCAGGCGATCACGCTGGAACGCGCGTCGGCTCCCCGCTGAGCATCGCGTCGATCGCGGCCTCCGCGGTCGCATGCTCGAACCGGAATCCGTCGTCCAGCAGCCGTGCCGGCACGACCTTCTGGCTCGCGAGCAGCATCTCGTCTGCCGCGCCGCCGATCGCCAGTCCGAGCACCGGTTCCGGGATCGTGAACGCGTAGGGCCGTCGCATCCGCTCTGCCAGTGCATGCGAGATGCGGTCGGAGGTGGCGGGCGTCGGCCCCGCGAGGTTCACCGGACCCGACAGCTCCGACTCGACCAGCAGGTGACGGATGGCCCGCACCTCGTCCCGCAGGCTGATCCACGGCCAGTGCTGTCCGCCCGTGCCGAGCCGTGCGCCGAGGCCGAGCTTCGTCAGCAGCGACAGTCGCTGCATCGCGCCGCCGTCGCCCATCACGATGCCGCTGCGGAACATGACCGTTCGCGTCGCCTCGGGTGCGAGCCGGGCGGCGTCCTCCCAGCGGGTCACCACCTCGGCGAGGAACCCGTCGCCCGCCTGCGCCTCCTCGGTGAGCAGCTCCGCGGGGCGGTCGCCGTAGAACCCCGAGGCGGATGCGTTGAGGAACACCGCCGGCGGCGTGCGTGCCTGCCGCATCGCGTCGGTCAGGGTGCGGGTCGCGTCGACCCGTGAGGTGAGGATCTCGCGCCTGTACGCCGGCGTCCACGGCAGCCGGGCGAGGTTCGCGCCCGAGAAGTCGACGACCGCGTCGACACGGTCCATGATGGTGAAATCGATGATGCCCGAGCCGGGCGACCAGCTCAGCTCGTCGTCGGCGCGCGGCTTCCGCCGCACGAGGGTGACGACGTCATGCCCCTCGTCACGCAGCAGCGGAACGAGCGATGAGCCGATGAAGCCGGACGCCCCGGCGATGAGCACGCGCACGGGTCAGGCGAGCTCCGCCTCGATCGTGATCGGGATTGCCGCGAGCGCCTGCGAGATCGGGCAGTTCGTCTTCGCGTCCTCGGCGAACGCCTCGAACTCCTCCTCGCTCATGCCTGGCACCCGGGCGCTCACGAGCAGGTGGCTGCCGAGCACGCCGCGCCCGGCCTCGAACGTGACCGCGGCGGTGGTCTGGATGCTCTCCGGCGGGTGTCCGGCGCCGGCGAGTGCGTTCGACAGCGCCATCGAGAAGCACGACGAGTGCGCCGCGGCGAGCAGTTCCTCGGGGTTCGTGGTGTCGCGCACGCCCTCCGAGCGGGCCGCCCAGTTCACGGGGAACGTGCCCGAGTCGGAGGAGTCCAGGTGCACGTCACCCGATCCCTCGATCAGGCTGCCCTTCCAGACGGTGGTGGCCTCGCTCGTCACTGCCATTGCTTCCTCCTCGTCGCGGTGGAAGCCAGCCTAGCCGCGGCCGTGCCGCACGGGGAGGGGTGGCGTCAGGATGCGCGGATGACCCGTGCGCGCACCAGCAGCGCGTACATGCGGCAGCCGAGGCAGAAGTCGAACGCCGCGTTGAGGAACGCCGCGACGAACGCGATCGACGCCGAGATCCAGACCGCCCCGTCGACGCCGAGGAGTGCGAGCACGAGGCCGGCACCGGTGACGGCGAAGCCGACGCCCTGAGCGAAGGTCGGCGGGCGCGGGTCCTCCGTCTCGGCCGGAGGCGCGAGGCGAGGGCGCACGAAGCGCTTGAAGAGCGCACCCCAGGGGTGGCGGCGGATGCCCGCGAAGGCGCCCCACGCGAACAGCGCGACGAGCGCGGCGAGCAGCAGCAGCGCCGCGAGCGACGCGCCGGCGAGGTCGAGCACGACCACGGTGAGCAGCAGCACGGACGTGACGGCGGCGCCGAAGCGCGGGCCGCGCGGGTCGATCGGGTCAGGTCGTGACACAGGGGGTCCTCGGGCGTTCGAGCGATGGGGAGTGCGGCCGTCACGTCGGCGCGCATCGGCGCACCGGCGAAGCGCTGCACCGCGACGCCGTCGGCGTCGAGCACGACGACGGTGGGGGTCTGCGTCACGCGGAACCGCGCGGCGAGGTCGAGGTGCGTCGCGACGTCGAGCTCGACGTGCGCGAGGTCGGCGTCGGTCGCGGCGATCTCGCCGAGCGCGCGTGCGGTGCCGGGGCAGCGCGCGCAGAACTCGGAGGAGAACTGCAGCAGCGTGGCGCGCGCGGGCAGCGCGTCGAGGTCGAGCTCGGCGGCATCCGCTCGCTCGCCCTTCGAGGCCGCGGCCCGGCCCTCGCGGCGCTTCACCAGGACCCCGAGCACCGACGTGCCGGCCAGCAGGGCCGTGGCGACGCCGAGTGCGAGCAGGAGATCCATGCACCCGAATGTACGCCTGCCCACCTGAGCGGCGCCCGAGTGTGACGGACGATGACGCGCCGCATCCGCCCCCTCGTCGCGGGCACTGACCGGGGCTACCATCGGGGCGTGGCCGCAGTCATCCCAACCCCGTACGAAGACCTGCTGCGCGAGGTGCTCGCCGGCGGCACGCCGAAGTCCGACCGCACCGGTACCGGCACGCGCAGCGTGTTCGGCCGCCAGCTGCGCTTCGACCTCGCCGAGGGCTTCCCGCTCATCACGACCAAGCGCGTGCACTTCAAGTCGGTCGCGTACGAGCTGCTGTGGTTCCTGCGCGGCGACTCGAACGTGCGCTGGCTGCAGGAGCACGGCGTCTCGATCTGGGACGAATGGGCGGATGCCTCGGGCGACCTCGGCCCCGTCTACGGCGTGCAGTGGCGATCGTGGCCGACGCCGTCGGGCGCGCACATCGACCAGCTCGCGCAGGTGATCGAGCAGATCCGCGTCTCGCCCGACTCGCGGCGCCTCGTCGTCTCGGCGTGGAACCCGGCCGACATCCCCGACATGGCGCTCGCGCCCTGCCACGCGCTGTTCCAGTTCTACGTGGCCGACGGCAGGCTGTCGTGCCAGCTCTACCAGCGCAGCGCCGACCTCTTCCTCGGGGTGCCGTTCAACATCGCCTCCTACGCGCTGCTCACCCACCTCGTCGCCGCGCAGACCGGCCTCGGCGTCGGCGACTTCGTCTGGACCGGCGGCGACTGCCACATCTACGACAACCACGTCGACCAGGTGACCGAGCAGCTCACGCGCGACCCGTACCCCTATCCCTCGCTGCGCATCACGGCCGACCGCTCGACCATCTCGGACTACGAGTTCGAGGACCTCGAGGTCGTCGACTACGTGCACC
Coding sequences within:
- a CDS encoding acyl-CoA dehydrogenase family protein, with the translated sequence MDTLLSAEERELYETVKEFADTVVAPAAYQYDTERRLPIEIIRQMGDLGLFGLPFPEEVGGRGKDYVQLCLAVEALGRVDQSIGVTLEAGVGLGIMPIFRYGTDEQRQQWLPDLVTGRALAGFGLTEARAGSDAGATETTARLDGDEWVIDGSKQFITNSGTPITSLVTVTAVTNETERPDGSVKKELSSIIVPSGTPGFTVGESYDKVGWHTSDTHPLTFEGVRVPAGNLLGERGRGYANFLQSLDEGRIAFAALATGAAQGCLEEAVRYAKERNVFGTNIGSHQHIAFTIAKMQARAQQARLCWHDAARKMVAGKPFKMEASIAKMVAGDAAMENARAATQVFGGYGFLNENAVARHYRDSKILEIGEGTTEVQLMVISRELGLAA
- a CDS encoding MaoC family dehydratase; the protein is MNETDAPDGAPTETPAREVVQRGLWFEEFEPGVRYLHRPGRTVTEADNVLFSTLTMNPQALHLDAAWSAEQPFGQRLMNSMFTLATLVGASVSQLTQGTIVANLGFVEVAFPAPLFHGDTLYSETTVAEKRLSASRPGQGIVTLDHVGRNQHGDVVARARRSVLMQCRPEEETGA
- a CDS encoding HpcH/HpaI aldolase/citrate lyase family protein; translation: MTFTMGPALLFCPADRPERFQKAEDRADAVILDLEDAVAPDAKAAAREAVADSGLDPDRTIVRVNPAGSADFTADLAAVAAGGFHTVMLAKASGTADLVELRDLRVVALCETPAGVLAAPAMASVECVVALMWGAEDLVGALGGSSSRTPDGGYRDVARFARASVLLAAGAHDIAAIDAVHLDIADVDGQRAEATDAAASGFAATACIHPSQVPVVREAYRPGDEELAAARELLAAASGRDGVFTHEERMIDAPVLRQAERVVARAARR
- a CDS encoding ABC transporter permease subunit yields the protein MNGTLALFRRVFANSWRGLIGWIVGLSAALFLYLPLYSSFGADGEFEAIIDSLPEGLVNTLGYDQLGTGAGYAQGTFFGLIGFVLLTIAVVGWGTSAIASDEENGQLELTLAHAVSRGRVLVERTAAIVAKLAIIGVVIVGIVWALNEPSDLGMEPWHIVAGTVTMLGLTMLSASAAIGVGAMTGSRTWAIGAGAGIAVVGYVLNALGNQSEDVEWLHRFSPYSWAWDENPLAVGADWGALGLLYGLSLLLLVAGWLVFRRRDVAI
- a CDS encoding ABC transporter ATP-binding protein, translating into MTPTTPAAIDSRGLTKHYGSTVALDRVDFQVPTGTVFGVIGPNGAGKTTTMRLLLDIIRPTSGEVSVLGADPRSGGPSLRRRIGFLPGELHLGGRGSGRELLRHYARISGGVPADRIEQLGDRLGVDLSRPVRKLSKGNKQKVGLIQAFMHEPELLVLDEPTSGLDPLVQQEFLTMVREAKAAGQTVFLSSHVLSEVQQAADEVAILRDGRIATIATVKQLRETAVRHVRVVVAEQDAGALAATLSASPGISAIGQSPLGPAEGESEFTATIDAHVDDFVKALAQHPIIDLAIEEPELEESVMRYYDGSDAPRPTADDEEDAR
- a CDS encoding TetR/AcrR family transcriptional regulator; its protein translation is MRSASGDLTTAARIRDRAIELFGSRGYAATSIRDIARAAEVSPALVIHHFGSKEELRRACDEYLIGSVFDEKDRTRGPQVGAAMREWLADVDRFRPYVDYLAAMLQEGGDAGNQVFDALLHETREMIDAGVADGSMRPSDDPEMRALLVALQALAPLLLRAQLARTLGADVHETATARRMTLPMLDLYTNGLYVDDRMLAAARDAMAATAPPPTDEGGA
- a CDS encoding aldo/keto reductase — translated: MPPASAAPANADSSHTIETLHSGPIVMAAREPLPGTDHPIHPVGLGTTDFGWTLDAHASGQVLDRFLFSGGNLIATSDGDASGRAEFLVGSWMRARGCRDQVVLAATVGRHADNPGLSPANLTAAVDASLARLGTDRIDLLSFDGHDETVPLEETLGAVDALILAGKVRTIGGIGFSADRLIQARVLAANGLPRFTTISAKYNLLDRSQVEGSLELVASAQGLALLPTTPLASGFLAGVVRRRGDVRRDVRGARAGAYLNRRGNRVLAVLDRIAAAHGVRPAAVALAWLIARPVVAAPVVDATAPEHVEDLIAAGSLELTRNDLLELDRVSA